In Puntigrus tetrazona isolate hp1 chromosome 7, ASM1883169v1, whole genome shotgun sequence, the following are encoded in one genomic region:
- the ccnb3 gene encoding G2/mitotic-specific cyclin-B3 isoform X2, whose protein sequence is MPFSRGKKPTTSKIPKLYPKGLENQDGPQTKRSSSPPQGAPKKRTAFVDITNAHKIELSNPIKKKDPVKKLQKKVSVLSKNDINLKSVISSEEKLEELKNVESNIEKLKEPPSKAPVPPHLLPPEIPPEFDIDSEHLSDSTHTVEYAKNIFDYLKSREEKFVLHDYMADQTNLNSNMRAILVDWLVEVQENFELNHETLYLAVKMTDHYLAASQAKRESLQLIGSTAMLIASKFEERAPPCVDDFLYICDDAYKRSQLIAMEISILQALNFDINIPVPYRFLRRYAKCVNAGMDTLTLARFFCELSLLEMEFVPVRASLLASACLLIALVTKDLGVWTPCLQFHSGYSVEDLVPVVRKLHDMLISPPDSKLAVIRSKYAHKVFFEVALIPTVSLEKLERFLK, encoded by the exons ATGCCGTTTTCTAGAGGAAAGAAGCCCACCACTAGTAAAATCCCCAAACTTTACCCCAAAGGACTGGAGAACCAG GATGGCCCTCAGACCAAGCGCTCATCTTCTCCTCCTCAAGGGGCCCCTAAGAAAAGAACTGCTTTTGTGGACATCACCAAT gCGCACAAGATTGAGCTGAGCAATCCCATCAAGAAAAAGGATCCCGTCAAGAAGCTGCAGAAGAAGGTCTCTGTACTTTCTAAGAATGATATCAACTTAAA ATCTGTGATCAGTTCGGAGGAAAAGTTAGAGGAACTGAAGAATGTGGAATCCAATATTGAGAAGCTGAAAGAACCTCCATCCAAAGCCCCAGTTCCTCCACATCTGCTGCCTCCAGAG ATCCCCCCTGAGTTTGACATTGATTCAGAGCATCTCAGTGACTCCACACATACAGTGGAGtatgccaaaaatatttttgactacCTCAAGAGCAGAGAG GAAAAGTTTGTCTTGCACGACTACATGGCTGATCAGACAAATCTGAACAGCAATATGAGAGCTATTCTTGTGGACTGGCTGGTTGAGGTCCAG GAGAATTTCGAGCTGAATCATGAGACTCTGTACCTTGCTGTGAAAATGACGGATCATTATCTGGCTGCGAGCCAGGCCAAACGGGAGTCTTTACAGCTCATTGGTTCCACTGCCATGCTCATTGCTTCTAAATTTGAG GAGCGAGCTCCTCCTTGCGTGGATGATTTCTTATATATTTGTGATGATGCCTACAAGCGTTCTCAGCTCATCGCCATGGAAATCAGCATACTGCAGGCGCTGAACTTTGACATCAATATTCCGGTTCCATACCGCTTCCTCCGTCGCTACGCCAAG TGTGTGAATGCAGGTATGGACACACTGACTCTGGCTCGCTTTTTTTGTGAGCTGAGTCTGCTGGAGATGGAGTTTGTGCCCGTGAGAGCCTCTTTGCTCGCCTCTGCCTGTCTGCTCATCGCTCTGGTTACTAAGGATCTTGGAGTATGG ACACCGTGTTTGCAGTTCCACTCTGGGTACAGTGTGGAGGATCTGGTACCCGTGGTCAGAAAACTTCACGATATGCTCATCAGCCCACCGGACAGTAAACTCGCCGTCATCAGGAGCAAGTATGCACACAA ggTTTTCTTTGAAGTTGCATTGATCCCCACAGTGAGTCTGGAAAAATTGGAGAGGTTTTTGAAATGA
- the ccnb3 gene encoding G2/mitotic-specific cyclin-B3 isoform X1, whose translation MPFSRGKKPTTSKIPKLYPKGLENQDGPQTKRSSSPPQGAPKKRTAFVDITNAVSQCFLAPRFDSDDVKPAHKIELSNPIKKKDPVKKLQKKVSVLSKNDINLKSVISSEEKLEELKNVESNIEKLKEPPSKAPVPPHLLPPEIPPEFDIDSEHLSDSTHTVEYAKNIFDYLKSREEKFVLHDYMADQTNLNSNMRAILVDWLVEVQENFELNHETLYLAVKMTDHYLAASQAKRESLQLIGSTAMLIASKFEERAPPCVDDFLYICDDAYKRSQLIAMEISILQALNFDINIPVPYRFLRRYAKCVNAGMDTLTLARFFCELSLLEMEFVPVRASLLASACLLIALVTKDLGVWTPCLQFHSGYSVEDLVPVVRKLHDMLISPPDSKLAVIRSKYAHKVFFEVALIPTVSLEKLERFLK comes from the exons ATGCCGTTTTCTAGAGGAAAGAAGCCCACCACTAGTAAAATCCCCAAACTTTACCCCAAAGGACTGGAGAACCAG GATGGCCCTCAGACCAAGCGCTCATCTTCTCCTCCTCAAGGGGCCCCTAAGAAAAGAACTGCTTTTGTGGACATCACCAAT GCTGTCTCTCAGTGTTTTTTGGCCCCTCGGTTTGATTCTGATGATGTCAAACCA gCGCACAAGATTGAGCTGAGCAATCCCATCAAGAAAAAGGATCCCGTCAAGAAGCTGCAGAAGAAGGTCTCTGTACTTTCTAAGAATGATATCAACTTAAA ATCTGTGATCAGTTCGGAGGAAAAGTTAGAGGAACTGAAGAATGTGGAATCCAATATTGAGAAGCTGAAAGAACCTCCATCCAAAGCCCCAGTTCCTCCACATCTGCTGCCTCCAGAG ATCCCCCCTGAGTTTGACATTGATTCAGAGCATCTCAGTGACTCCACACATACAGTGGAGtatgccaaaaatatttttgactacCTCAAGAGCAGAGAG GAAAAGTTTGTCTTGCACGACTACATGGCTGATCAGACAAATCTGAACAGCAATATGAGAGCTATTCTTGTGGACTGGCTGGTTGAGGTCCAG GAGAATTTCGAGCTGAATCATGAGACTCTGTACCTTGCTGTGAAAATGACGGATCATTATCTGGCTGCGAGCCAGGCCAAACGGGAGTCTTTACAGCTCATTGGTTCCACTGCCATGCTCATTGCTTCTAAATTTGAG GAGCGAGCTCCTCCTTGCGTGGATGATTTCTTATATATTTGTGATGATGCCTACAAGCGTTCTCAGCTCATCGCCATGGAAATCAGCATACTGCAGGCGCTGAACTTTGACATCAATATTCCGGTTCCATACCGCTTCCTCCGTCGCTACGCCAAG TGTGTGAATGCAGGTATGGACACACTGACTCTGGCTCGCTTTTTTTGTGAGCTGAGTCTGCTGGAGATGGAGTTTGTGCCCGTGAGAGCCTCTTTGCTCGCCTCTGCCTGTCTGCTCATCGCTCTGGTTACTAAGGATCTTGGAGTATGG ACACCGTGTTTGCAGTTCCACTCTGGGTACAGTGTGGAGGATCTGGTACCCGTGGTCAGAAAACTTCACGATATGCTCATCAGCCCACCGGACAGTAAACTCGCCGTCATCAGGAGCAAGTATGCACACAA ggTTTTCTTTGAAGTTGCATTGATCCCCACAGTGAGTCTGGAAAAATTGGAGAGGTTTTTGAAATGA
- the si:dkey-171c9.3 gene encoding uncharacterized protein si:dkey-171c9.3 isoform X1 has translation MFHKMINEDWLCSSLKLCDLVTASQSAHSDESAQLVINGDSYPQPTYNPSSIQHTLETYSHLLDVTLEQNLEPIQHFAQKTAKTIIDSAIRIRDPRESIKLRGDDVEMLAEELTLQVCCKALEEMERHHNSDDLPSKNVDDKEGTYGNAGNNCDRHTSEMKTDNKMEEYDDSSTTVYATSLKSMASLGSIEYPDAPPSTPLLPEMIRSRASFTRKLKGGLAKEFLPSPPPPTPKDHMQPLMENQVIEASVDFMVRLIRSLSIECCRNGALEEDENGEVANGGLQNDVPGLTDYAAQISADILDFITTNEIGGKQGCVQSIADQLASETVTTSLAEVMVRGERKVLEEQTTSYSTYKVDVDPDTRSKISATDRVKVLASELIINAVVHAFAKLGEGVFKHGNQPHLLGQAVELQPWEEKRYSNTACKASINSHKAKPLRCCNDKSELNPITDDAIKVKSSVDTFANDFAEDVLQHSVRDASSLLFNYKQSQAAEFGPEKELKPWVIKMCAGESPVQELQCALLWAAASQKGSKALQFEFPDKSLQQKLCRLSRSARLNGWTVGALMTSLEELCDMQHETSRGLYKSSDSLLEHLQHLIDSVRLN, from the exons ATGTTCCACAAG ATGATTAATGAGGATTGGCTGTGCAGCTCATTAAAGCTATGTGATCTAGTCACCGCTTCACAATCTGCTCACTCCGAT GAATCTGCACAGTTAGTAATCAATGGTGATTCATACCCACAACCTACTTATAACCCATCATCAATCCAACACACTTTGGAAACATACAGCCATTTGCTGGATGTAACATTAGAACAGAACTTAGAGCCCATTCAACACTTTGCACAGAAGACTGCCAAAACTATTATAGATTCAGCCATCAGAATCAGAGACCCAAGAGAATCCATCAAACTGAGAGGGGACGATGTTGAGATGCTGGCTGAAGAGTTGACTTTACAAGTCTGCTGCAAAGCATTGGAGGAGATGGAGAGGCATCATAATTCTGATGATCTACCATCCAAAAATGTGGATGATAAAGAGGGGACTTATGGAAATGCAGGGAATAACTGTGACAGACACAcatctgaaatgaaaacagacaacAAGATGGAAGAATATGATGATTCGTCTACCACAGTATATGCTACTTCGTTGAAAAGCATGGCTAGTCTGGGCTCTATCGAGTACCCCGATGCTCCTCCAAGCACCCCTCTACTTCCAGAGATGATCAGGAGTCGAGCCAGTTTCACAAGGAAGCTTAAAGGAGGACTGGCTAAAGAGTTCCTTCCTTCACCCCCTCCACCGACCCCCAAAGATCACATGCAACCATTAATGGAGAACCAAGTAATAGAAGCATCCGTTGACTTCATGGTGAGACTGATACGCTCGCTTTCAATTGAGTGCTGTCGAAATGGAGCTCTGGAAGAAGATGAGAACGGAGAAGTTGCTAATGGTGGACTTCAAAATGACGTTCCCGGGCTAACTGACTACGCAGCTCAAATTTCTGCAGATATCCTTGATTTTATCACCACAAACGAGATAGGAGGAAAGCAAGGTTGTGTGCAAAGCATTGCTGACCAATTAGCAAGTGAAACTGTCACAACGTCTCTAGCCGAGGTGATGGTGAGGGGAGAAAGGAAAGTTTTGGAAGAACAAACAACTTCATACTCAACGTATAAGGTAGATGTGGATCCGGACACAAGGTCTAAGATCTCTGCAACAGACAGGGTGAAAGTTTTAGCTAGTGAGCTAATCATTAATGCTGTGGTTCATGCTTTTGCTAAGCTAGGAGAGGGTGTGTTTAAACATGGAAACCAGCCACATCTTTTGGGCCAAGCTGTAGAACTGCAGCCATGGGAAGAAAAGAGATATTCAAACACAGCGTGTAAAGCCTCAATCAACTCCCACAAAGCCAAACCCCTCAGATGTTGCAACGATAAATCAGAACTGAACCCTATTACAGATGACGCCATAAAAGTGAAATCATCGGTAGACACATTTGCCAACGACTTTGCAGAAGACGTGCTTCAGCATTCTGTGCGTGATGCTTCCAGCTTACTGTTTAACTATAAGCAATCTCAGGCAGCAGAATTTGGCCCAGAGAAAGAGCTAAAACCATGGGTAATCAAGATGTGTGCTGGGGAAAGTCCTGTCCAGGAACTGCAGTGTGCTCTACTCTGGGCCGCAGCCTCTCAGAAAGGGTCTAAAGCGCTTCAGTTTGAGTTTCCAGACAAAAGCCTTCAACAAAAG CTTTGCAGACTCTCTCGGAGCGCCCGTCTGAATGGCTGGACGGTGGGCGCTTTGATGACTTCTCTCGAAGAGCTTTGTGACATGCAGCATGAGACCAGCAGAGGGCTCTATAAGAGCTCCGATTCTCTCCTGGAGCATCTGCAGCACCTGATTGACAGTGTGCGTTTGAACTGA
- the tnfsf10l gene encoding TNF superfamily member 10, like yields the protein MATQNNQDYFRSVSSESTTYMMVPANGRGRESPSKLWIAMVVIVVVVLQIASTTGLFVYLNMSLSQVKNQGVTEELRCLGLLNALDKDRDIPEDLAQLFGEPCIKLAEGIKAYISKVTDSIISKQALHEARAMPHSYNTSGSKFMTTVTQRPSAHLTLSSLQGSAQYFSPQADLHQSCRHPVRSWANQSFGAHLHNMTLANGRLRVPQDGRYYLYSQVYFRYPSPSEGDQNSVSHQLVQCIYKKTSYLRPIQLLKGVGTKCWAPDAEYALHSVYQGGLFELRAGDEVFVSVSSPTMVYGEDSSSYVGAFRLDL from the exons ATGGCTACTCAGAACAACCAGGATTACTTCAGGTCGGTCAGCAGCGAGTCCACCACATACATGATGGTTCCGGCGAACGGCCGCGGTCGAGAGTCGCCGTCAAAGTTATGGATCGCGATGGTGGTGATAGTGGTAGTTGTGCTGCAGATCGCTTCGACCACCGGACTCTTTGTCTACTTAAACATGTCATTATCGCAG GTTAAAAATCAGGGGGTTACAGAAGAGCTGCGGTGCTTGGGCTTACTCAATGCCCTGGATAAAGACCGGGATATTCCCGAAGACCTGGCCCAACTGTTTGGAGAACCTTGCATCAAGCTAGCCGAGGGTATCAAAGCCTATATTTCCAAG gTTACTGACAGTATCATCTCCAAACAGGCTTTACACG AAGCAAGAGCCATGCCACATTCATATAATACATCAGGGTCAAAGTTTATGACCACAGTGACACAGCGACCATCAGCCCACCTGACCCTCAGCAGCCTGCAAG GTAGCGCTCAATACTTTTCTCCTCAAGCAGACCTGCACCAGTCTTGTCGCCACCCTGTACGTTCCTGGGCCAACCAGAGCTTTGGCGCCCATCTGCACAACATGACGCTGGCCAACGGACGCCTCCGCGTGCCACAGGACGGTCGTTACTACCTGTACTCCCAGGTGTACTTCCGTTACCCCTCTCCCAGCGAGGGCGATCAGAACAGCGTAAGCCACCAGCTGGTTCAGTGCATCTATAAGAAAACCTCCTACCTGAGGCCGATTCAACTCCTCAAAGGAGTGGGGACCAAATGTTGGGCTCCAGACGCAGAATACGCCCTTCACTCGGTGTACCAGGGTGGCCTGTTTGAGCTGCGAGCGGGCGACGAGGTCTTTGTGTCTGTCTCGTCTCCCACGATGGTGTACGGCGAGGACTCTTCTAGCTACGTCGGAGCTTTCCGTCTGGACCTGTAA
- the si:dkey-171c9.3 gene encoding uncharacterized protein si:dkey-171c9.3 isoform X2, whose amino-acid sequence MEKKMINEDWLCSSLKLCDLVTASQSAHSDESAQLVINGDSYPQPTYNPSSIQHTLETYSHLLDVTLEQNLEPIQHFAQKTAKTIIDSAIRIRDPRESIKLRGDDVEMLAEELTLQVCCKALEEMERHHNSDDLPSKNVDDKEGTYGNAGNNCDRHTSEMKTDNKMEEYDDSSTTVYATSLKSMASLGSIEYPDAPPSTPLLPEMIRSRASFTRKLKGGLAKEFLPSPPPPTPKDHMQPLMENQVIEASVDFMVRLIRSLSIECCRNGALEEDENGEVANGGLQNDVPGLTDYAAQISADILDFITTNEIGGKQGCVQSIADQLASETVTTSLAEVMVRGERKVLEEQTTSYSTYKVDVDPDTRSKISATDRVKVLASELIINAVVHAFAKLGEGVFKHGNQPHLLGQAVELQPWEEKRYSNTACKASINSHKAKPLRCCNDKSELNPITDDAIKVKSSVDTFANDFAEDVLQHSVRDASSLLFNYKQSQAAEFGPEKELKPWVIKMCAGESPVQELQCALLWAAASQKGSKALQFEFPDKSLQQKLCRLSRSARLNGWTVGALMTSLEELCDMQHETSRGLYKSSDSLLEHLQHLIDSVRLN is encoded by the exons ATggaaaaaaag ATGATTAATGAGGATTGGCTGTGCAGCTCATTAAAGCTATGTGATCTAGTCACCGCTTCACAATCTGCTCACTCCGAT GAATCTGCACAGTTAGTAATCAATGGTGATTCATACCCACAACCTACTTATAACCCATCATCAATCCAACACACTTTGGAAACATACAGCCATTTGCTGGATGTAACATTAGAACAGAACTTAGAGCCCATTCAACACTTTGCACAGAAGACTGCCAAAACTATTATAGATTCAGCCATCAGAATCAGAGACCCAAGAGAATCCATCAAACTGAGAGGGGACGATGTTGAGATGCTGGCTGAAGAGTTGACTTTACAAGTCTGCTGCAAAGCATTGGAGGAGATGGAGAGGCATCATAATTCTGATGATCTACCATCCAAAAATGTGGATGATAAAGAGGGGACTTATGGAAATGCAGGGAATAACTGTGACAGACACAcatctgaaatgaaaacagacaacAAGATGGAAGAATATGATGATTCGTCTACCACAGTATATGCTACTTCGTTGAAAAGCATGGCTAGTCTGGGCTCTATCGAGTACCCCGATGCTCCTCCAAGCACCCCTCTACTTCCAGAGATGATCAGGAGTCGAGCCAGTTTCACAAGGAAGCTTAAAGGAGGACTGGCTAAAGAGTTCCTTCCTTCACCCCCTCCACCGACCCCCAAAGATCACATGCAACCATTAATGGAGAACCAAGTAATAGAAGCATCCGTTGACTTCATGGTGAGACTGATACGCTCGCTTTCAATTGAGTGCTGTCGAAATGGAGCTCTGGAAGAAGATGAGAACGGAGAAGTTGCTAATGGTGGACTTCAAAATGACGTTCCCGGGCTAACTGACTACGCAGCTCAAATTTCTGCAGATATCCTTGATTTTATCACCACAAACGAGATAGGAGGAAAGCAAGGTTGTGTGCAAAGCATTGCTGACCAATTAGCAAGTGAAACTGTCACAACGTCTCTAGCCGAGGTGATGGTGAGGGGAGAAAGGAAAGTTTTGGAAGAACAAACAACTTCATACTCAACGTATAAGGTAGATGTGGATCCGGACACAAGGTCTAAGATCTCTGCAACAGACAGGGTGAAAGTTTTAGCTAGTGAGCTAATCATTAATGCTGTGGTTCATGCTTTTGCTAAGCTAGGAGAGGGTGTGTTTAAACATGGAAACCAGCCACATCTTTTGGGCCAAGCTGTAGAACTGCAGCCATGGGAAGAAAAGAGATATTCAAACACAGCGTGTAAAGCCTCAATCAACTCCCACAAAGCCAAACCCCTCAGATGTTGCAACGATAAATCAGAACTGAACCCTATTACAGATGACGCCATAAAAGTGAAATCATCGGTAGACACATTTGCCAACGACTTTGCAGAAGACGTGCTTCAGCATTCTGTGCGTGATGCTTCCAGCTTACTGTTTAACTATAAGCAATCTCAGGCAGCAGAATTTGGCCCAGAGAAAGAGCTAAAACCATGGGTAATCAAGATGTGTGCTGGGGAAAGTCCTGTCCAGGAACTGCAGTGTGCTCTACTCTGGGCCGCAGCCTCTCAGAAAGGGTCTAAAGCGCTTCAGTTTGAGTTTCCAGACAAAAGCCTTCAACAAAAG CTTTGCAGACTCTCTCGGAGCGCCCGTCTGAATGGCTGGACGGTGGGCGCTTTGATGACTTCTCTCGAAGAGCTTTGTGACATGCAGCATGAGACCAGCAGAGGGCTCTATAAGAGCTCCGATTCTCTCCTGGAGCATCTGCAGCACCTGATTGACAGTGTGCGTTTGAACTGA